The DNA window ATTCAGATCTCTGCAGAGCCACCAATGTCAGCCCTACATCTGAATCTTGTAACTGCCTACTTGCTACTCAAGGAATAGTGAATAGAGTTCAAGGAAAATAACGTTGGCATAATACCTAGCAAAAGGGGGGTATAAAGGCAACGATTGCTTGACCTGCTGTTGCTGGGGATCACAAAGAAGTCTCACCCTGAGCACACCAGGAAAATATCACACTCATCCTGAACCTCCTTGTCATAGAAGATAGACAACTGCGTTCACTCATCTGTTTCAAAGTTCAGAGAAACAGATGGCTGAAGGTACACTGTGAATTTACTTGCTGCTGTGCAAAGCTTCAAGAAAGACGTCTGCCCTGCAAGCCCGAAACTCAGTGACCTACCCTCTAGTACTTTTGAGAGGCAGAGCATACAAAGCCAAACAGTACACCCACCTACGCAGTGGATCTACTCCATCCAGAGTAGAATACTGAGTGAATTTATTGGCACTCTACAGCTGTTGTCATGGCAAAGAAGTCAGATCCAAGCATCAagtgtttctttctgtattgCAGCTGCACAGATTTCAGTATGTAGAAATGCACTCAAAGGGTTGTCTCTGCAGTGAGACTGCTTGACCCTGGCAGGATGAACATGGTTGCATAGGCAGGTATCCAAAAAAGCCTCCGAGTAGAGCAAGGCTCTTCATAAACCTCACATTCATGGCACAGACTTTTGTTCTTGACATCAAGAACAGcctcaagaggaaaaaaagctaagagGGCATCTTAGAGCTGAATTGAGGTTCGGGAGCTCACTGTCACCTTTTCACTAAGTTATGTGAAGAGGCATTCCCATGAGGACTCGGAACAGGGAAGTCTCTTTAATGCGATGAGACTGAGAAAGTCTGTTTTAAGACCAAACTAAAGAATGATACAGTGTGTCTGACAGCAGTCTCTAGAGGACGGCAACAAGATCAAGCATAAATCAGTTTAGATCCCTCATATATATGAAGTGTTCAGATGACTTTCAAGGAAAAACTTGATCCTATaagacaaaagacaaaacaggacaaaaaaaatataccGGCACTGCTGGAAGATAGACTTTGAAAGAGAATGAAACTTCACAGACATACATTCAAATGCAGTCTTTCATCCTAAAACTTAACTTAGGTTAGTGTTAGTCTGTGCTCAAGCGTCCCCAGAAATAAGTCTGCAGCATTGAGAGACACACAGCTTTCTAGGAAAAGCTTCCCACCCTGCCAGAAAGCTCCCCCTGATGCACTGCAGTCTGTCTCCCTAATGCTCTGCTAGCCAACATCCAAGCCAGCAGGTCAACACtgagcacaggctgcagtgccTCGGCAGCCTGGGAGTTCAGGAAACAGGTGGAGAACTGAGCagaccacttaaaaaaaaatcaagacacaCCTTTCAGCCAAACAGGAGTTTGGAGGACCTGCTGTAGGCTCGTGTGACCGACTGCAACCCTCCAGGCAAGGTGAAGGTGTAAGAGAAGGGCCTGGAGAGTACTACACTATGGTGTTCAGAAAGGATTCTTACTTCAGGGTAGTCTGAAGCCCATCATCAAGGGGAACAACTATTGCCCACTTGTAGATGATCATTTACTATGGGATGCCACTACACATATCAAAATACCAGCTGTATGAAGGACTTCAGTCGTAACTAACTGCGATTCCTTACTGGCTGTCCAAGGAGGCAAAAGCTCAAACTTCCATGACAGGGAGCAGAAGTAACCCCCATTTGGTTGGTACCACAGCTACACAACTTCCATGACTCCAGCACCCAAGCCCAGACTCCAGTTCATCACTGGAAAGAACTGCTGCTTTCATGGAAGTGTGCTGGACAGCACTGCTTCAGCTTTTGGTATCAGTTTTAGGTGTCAGAAGTTGTTCCAGCCACATGGAGGTTTTTACTTCCTGAAGATAAAGAGATTCTGCACCACAGGACCATAAAGGAAGTTGTGTTTTAGTTTCAATTCTGAAGTTTGAGAGAACTTTTGGCATGAAAAGACACGGCATTCCCTATGAAGTGCCTATGCTGTGCTTACACTGCCCTCTTTCAGGAATATTCTTGAGTAACTGGGAACTTGGCAGCTGGGTTCAGGGCAAGTAAACGCAGTGCCATCATTTCTACATCAGGTTGTAATGCCTATCCCTTCACTACCACTGCCCAGAAATGGAGGAACCATAATTAAGCCAGTACATGAATGATTGCATAGTGTACCCACAATTACAAGAATGAGTATTAGCTTGTGGTCCTATCAGTAGCGCAGTAAACGTGCATTTGTAATTTCAACCCTACAcctgagattttcaaaagccgTCTGGACATGGTCTGGGCCAGCCTGctgtaggtggccctgcttgagctggggggttggaccagatgacctccagagataCCTTCTGATCTcagccatgctgtgattctgtgacctgGCCAGTGTGATGCAtcatatatacaaatacaaaagcagAGATATTACTGAAATCTGTGAACACGGAAGTTTTTAAATCGCATTGACTTGGATCTGTCTGTCAAAAGTATATTCTATCTTCTCAATACTTTTTCTGTTACAAGCATGAAAGGACTGTTAAGCATGCAAGATGAGCTTGGAAGAATTTTGGCATTTGGCATGCAGTTCTTTTCCAGAGAATAGATCATGTtggcagagcttttttttttttttttataaataggACACAAAAGTAAAAGCTGCTCTTAAAATATCTTGGCAGTATTCCTAAATCCCTAATATCCGAGAATTCATTGATCACTGGGTACTTACTGAACATCAGTAAGATTACTACATACTTTTAAACAGAGTCATTCTTTCCTTGAGATGCCCAGAAATTTCAACAGTTGAAGGGTCTGATGCTACAAGCCACTGTTTAGGGTAATACTTTTGTAGGCATTTATGGATCTGCAAGTCTGATTAACTAGGACCAGAAGGGCTAGTGTACAAAATTCACAATATGATTATATTGAAAAATCATTCTGGGATTAAACCCAGCAATTGTTTAATAATGCAGAATGACCACTGGGTTTGTAGCCTGCAGCAAAGCTTGTGTCTTCCAGCTGCAACTGAAGCCCTCTCGTCTGGCAGGCAGGACCTCACCAGCAATCCTGTCTGGAGTACAACACCAGCAACGGCACCAAAGAGCCTACTCTCACAATAAATCTACTACACACAACCAGCCTTGAAAGTTTGGGACAGCAGAAATCAATTAGGTACAAAATCTTGAGTCTCTCTGCTAGACAAGACTGCTCTTCTGTTAGGTCTGCTTCCTCAGAAAAAATACACCACCACTCTTCTATTAATTCCCTGAGGATTTTTCCTCATAGATTTCTACTGGCCACAAGGGGTCAGGATTTTTACATTACTTCTAACCTAAAAACCGGTCCCTTTAATAAACAGCTTACAGCTTTCAGCTCCTGTACAAGCACAGTGAAGACTTGCACACCTGTGCCCTTCTctcatcaccaccaccaccacacacacctTCCCCATATCTGCATGCTTTCAGAAGCATGCCACCTATCCAGTGCAATGGAATGTATCGGGTAATAAATATATTGATACTGCTGCACAGATTACAGGTGCAGCCTTCAACGGTTTGCATAGCGATGGTCTTTCATCATGACAAGGTTACAAGTTAATACTTCGTTAAGTTttgtggaagaggaaaaaaagatgaatgcTGTGATGCTTGTAGCACCTACTTTTTTGGATGAAAGCAAGAGTGTTTGGACAGGCTCAAAGTTTGggaaaagctgtgtttcttcAATAATATGCATTCCGTTTTCATAGCTGATAGCTTTGTGCAGGGCTCCTTGATCTGCAACAACAGAGTAATGTATTTAAGTAAGATTCTTAAAATAGAAAGACAGGGAAGAACTGCACACTTACTATAACTTGTATCAATTATACGCTTGCAGTTCAGCTGAAGACTTCACACCATTCTGTGCCAAAGGCAACCATTACACCTGCCACTGTAAGGAGttctgagcaagaaaaaaatgttttggggcACAGAATAACATCTTAGGGATTAtctcatgtttgttttgttgcacTCGCTGCAGTTTTGCAGTTCTTCTCCTGCAATAGCTCTTCAAAGCATGCAAGGTTCTCCACTAACTCGCTGTGGCTCCCCACTTTTTAGTGAAAATACCACCTGATGTAGAAGCGCTGTAAATACGGAAATCTTTTGAGTTTCTGTTAGAGCATACTTCAGCCTAGAGAATCATCATTAAAAAGAGTGTTTTGCAGAACTCACCTGTACTGATGAACATAACATCATATATGGTACCATTGAGTGCTCTGACTCTGTCCACTACAATCTGGGTGTACTTCACATCTCGTTTTACTAGTCGGGGTCTGTCTCCCATTggagtcacagaatcatccaTTAGAGGATGATCTTTAACAAACTGCAATGTTTTGTCTGGTAAATTCAGAGAACTCATGTAGTTTGATGCTCTGGCTTCATTGTTTATGCActggtatttaaaattaaaaaaagaaaaaaagaaaaaaaagacactgaattATATCGTAACAGCAGgcacatgtattttcttctgcacattATTTTGGCCAGTAAGGACACCACAGAAGGTACTCAGGTCCTGCAGCAACTTGGCTTCTGCAATATGCTGATCTCTGAGCAAATGCTTCAtactatgtttttgtttagacccaaaatacattttagcaaaatattctttctggACTCCCATGCTTCTTAACTACCTCTAACTGTCCTCTTACTTATCAGTAGCAACAGGACAACTGCAggaaacatgagaaaataagaaacGTATGTAAAAGACCCAGCACTACTAGCATTTTAGTTTGTAAAGCAACATACTGCATTCGATAAACCTGCTGAACCTAGAAAGACAATGCAACAATTGTTTTATACTTCTATTCACCTGAACTAAAAAGTCTTTGATGGTCCCTGATGTATACTAATATCTATTTCACCACTAGAAAATGagtagcaaaataatgaaaatatgaaaacagcaattaactataaataaaaaaacactttgatcCCCAGATACAACATTTGGAATAAATCACTTGAAGCATTTTTTCTACAAAATCTGTACAACAGGAAATATCCGTATCAGGGCAATCTAATAGTATGCTttagtagtttttttgtttgtttcgtttCTTTACTCTGGCACATTAACAACATTAGTCATTAAATCCAAGATACAGAAACTTACTGCACCAGGTCGAGGATTAGGAATTTCCCCATTGTACCGTACCCACTTGGTATGAGACTGTTCGACTGTAGCACTCTGCATATACTTTCCTTTTGAGAATACTTCTTCTACAGTAGACAGATTGTATGCACACACTGCTGACAGCCCCACATTATTCCTACAAGtacaggaacaaagaaaaatcataagTAATTATTACTTGCTTTAGTAACTAGTTGAGATCAAAAGTATTAATCCAGGGAAAGACTGTATCACACTTACAGTTGTGGGGTAAAAACTCCATATATCACTGGTTCCTTCAAGGTTGGGGATTTGAGAATAAAGACATCATTGAtaatattgaaaattaaattcttatCAGGGATGGTACAAATCAATCTggccttgagaaaagaagtcCATTTCTTCTGTAAAGTCCTCAATCCTCCTTGGTCTCTCTTTTGGCattaaaaagaaggagaaaaaaaaaaggaagcgTAGAAGTGTTCGTGAGGAAAATTAGGcagcatttttgtatttaaggaCTATAGCTAAAATGCTACTGAACcgttctatttttttctaagactttATCTATAGCAACATCAATAACTTAACATATTCATATACAGAAAACTAAAGAAGTCacaggattattattttttaattaatttaagtCAACAGAAATAACACTGAATGGTTTCTGTCAACACCTGTGATTAAGATGAGACATGGGACTTCTAAAAGCACTGGacttcagcagcattttaaaaacagagatgagCAACGTACCTTCATAAAACACACATGTTCATTAAACGATTAAAATAAGTGTGCAGATATTATACATATCCTTTCCTTTAAGAGAGATCAATAACCTTGTATTTGTTCTCTGACATCTAAGCATTAATGATTTAAGTTGTAACATTGCAATATGCATTTAACTTCCTGATATTAACAATTCCATTAGAAAAAATGCACCTATGGCCTAATCCTGTGAGCAGTTACCATTTTTAATAAGGATATGCAGTATCAAGacttgaagaaataaagatatatttgaCTAGactaaaatgtttcaaaatatttagttcTCGAGCTGCAACTGGTACTTCTTTACAAAAGCAGACATATTTGATCACTATTAATATTTCCTGTTCATTATCCAGTATTGTTATGCAAAGAAttgaagaaaatctgcaaaatttaagtatatttaagtaaaatttaAGTATAAATGCCTATAGATCTGCAATGTGCATTGATTCCTATTCCTAtcaaacagcagcaataaagCTCTCATTCTGTGATACTCTTGTTCTAAAGCATTCACAAGCTGTCAGTGGGCAGAGAGCCACAATAATAACCCCCAAGTAAACCTGCCTCCAGCTGCTTGTTTAAAGGAAATCTCAAAGTCACTAACTTGTTATTGATGTTTtgacttccatttttaaatataaaacagtaaagtcaaaataaagcatttcaacCTCATCAAAATGAAATGGCTTGATAAAtttcctgttggaaaaaaaatactaaggaAATTGATACATTCCATTCAAAAGGTTTTTTgttaaatcaacattttctactggaaaaataaaaatgtcttccaTCAGCAAAATTTTTAATCAACACTCCTGGGTATATACTTGACTCAACCTAATATTGAGGTTTAAACATGCTAAGTGTGACAGAATGAGATTGATGGTGACTGTTTTGTTTGAGGTTCTGGCAGTCCTGCCAGCCTCATGGAAGTCCCATCTGCTACAAGTAGCTGTATCTACTGTAGATGATAGTCTTGCTTGTATACAGCTACTAGTCAAGAACTACAATTCTTCTCAAACGTCCTAGCTGCTCAGCAACAACCAAAGTCAGTTTTTCCCAGAGGACTGTACTTAAACTTACAGttaaaacaaaccacacaaCAAGAAGAGAcatcttttctgtctgtcttcttgttcttctcccCTAGCCCCCAAAGGTGGGTAGAACTCTCAGATGCACTGAAATTTCACCATTAAGTTAAACCAAGTATTTGTTTCCAAAGCAACAATTAGACTTTTTCAGTTCTcagaaacagattaaaattgCTGATTCAATGAGATCAAGTTTAACCACTTCCATTTAATTTctaataagtatttttttacattaataaaCAAAATCCACTTGAACTAGTAAAAGGAAATTGAACTCTCCCACCTTGCACACTCTAGCTATTCTTGGAATCATCAGTTTTCCAACAAACTCATACTCCACAGACACCTCGGTGAAAAAGAAGTATATCTTGTCATCTTCTCCATCTGTGCTGTTTTGGTCTGCTCTTACCacatcagcaaaaacaaaattggGCTCTATAGAtacaaagagaagaattttatattacatataaCTCTTATAACTTGATTCCCTCTAAGATGCTCTAGGAGTCCTCCCAAACCTCGCACTGTATTTCACTGCTCATTAACTAAcagacacttaaaaataaaaaatgtaaatactggagaaaaaaagctatGTGAAAATACAACAGACTAAGAGATATGAGATCTCTCTAAGGTCTTGTATCTCActacttcacatttttcacCCACGCTCAAGAATGGTTTTCTGATAGGTCTGTATAGCTGCCTTCCCTTGCCTGCCTCTCCTCTGACCAAAAGCCAACGTGCTCCTTAAGCGAAATACAAATGTAAGAGAAATGATATGGTATATCTTTATATGgttcatttatatttaaagagaaaatcagCTAAAAAGTGCAAGTAATAACTTGCCAAGGTTGGCCAGCTATCAGCACCTGCAAACCTGGCAGTTAGTTGAACCCTTACAAAGGCCAAACAgccccagaaaaaaacaaaaaaaagccactaaGCATACTCCCAAACTCCGTTGGCTTTCAAATATGCATAATCACACTGCTGTCATCCAGCTTCCACATGTGAAATCAGAAGACATTTTCTCAAGATTTAATTCATATCTGCCTTGCAAGAACAGCTGTCTTTCGACTACATACACAGAATACCAGGCACTTAATATTTGTGCTGATAGCTGAAATACTAAACATAACAAAAACTACAAAATTTGCTACAAAATTccatatcctttttttttttttttttttaaatatgccgATTTTATGATTTTGGTCTGTTATGGCTGAAAGCCACAAACCTCTGAGAGTTCCCAAAACTCAGCAAGTTCTGAAATTCAAGAATTGAGATAATTGGGAACCATGGACTTATCGATTTGAAAACGTATTAAAGACAAAGAACATTCTCCTTCATACTATATCACAGGTATCCTGTATCATAGCAAAGATGAACAAGTGGATATGAACAAAAAGTTAACAATAAGTTAAAGTCTGCGTCATTTAACAATACGTTAAAGTCTGTGTATCTAAGCTGTTTTCATTGCCAGTATTGATAAAAGTTCtgaaatttctaaaaaaataaaaataaatctcttgaAGGCACACACAGGTGCATACACTTACACCTCAATGTACGCCAGTATTACATAAGCTATCCTCTTTGGGATAGTGGACAATTGTTCCTTACCTCTGAAAGGAAACTTAAATTTCTTTGTCTGGAATTGTGActttgaagaaggaagaatgaTTTGATCTGGCCTGTTCTCACACCCACTTACCATTAAGCCAAGGTATCGCATATTCTGTTCTCAGAGGACTCTGATGAGAATTCCGTGAAATAATAGGTTCACTTCCCAGGAAGTTGTAGGAAGTCCCAGAATAAAGCTCCTCATCtttaacacaaaaacaaatattttaaactttcttaTACACTGGATACcaaaaaagatatataaatatttcaagagaCTATGTTAGCTTTAACTTCCCACAAGAAATGATAAACAAGGATTTCCTCTCAGTTGCCCCAGACATATCTTCTATGTTTATATTTCTGCTGACCACTCTCAAAGCTAACGCTTTTACACTTGGTTTATTATTGCTCTAACACAAGCAACTGGCAAAAGTTAGCACTGTTTTCAGGGTACTTTAACACTTCCTATGTAAACCTGCAGTTTAAGTAAACTTGCATTTTGATACATATGAAATGCCACGTAAGTTTTGAActaagtgtttttttctctttacatgCTGCCAATATTCAAACTAAACTTAAGAATTTAGGCAACAACATAGTGAGCAAGacctttactttttcatttcctgttttgtcaCTACAAGTTTCTCTTTTATGATCTTGTGACACCACAACACAGCCATTTTGGCTTTACCAAATGAAGATTCAGTGGTGTCTAACCATGTGGTTACGTTCCTACAATGTCTCACTTCCCTGTTCTGTTTCATGGATATGTCTACAATAAAGTTAAAATTCTACTTGTTAAATTTATtgaaattacagtaatttaTAATACAGAGACAGTCAAAGTACATTTAGATTACCTGGACTAAAGcatttaaaactattattttgaaagttgttattttaaaagttgctttCACAACAAGCCGAAGTTCTGTGCTCTCCTTTTAAGACACACACTAAGGTTGACTACATGAGTATTTTTATGTCTATCTAGTTACACATTAAAGATTTAGAAACACAGACCCCAATCTACCATTTCAATATTGAACAACTGGAGAATGATAGTGGAGAAGAccaaatatttatacataatAATGAGGTATGCAAAGAAGAAACTTACCAACCATAACAGATGTGTAACTTTGAGCAGGATCAAATGGACATCTGCCTTTACCATCCTCATTCTTACCTCCGAGCTCAAACGAAATCAAATTCTGcaaaaaatgaagttgaaaaccaaaaaacaaccatttttactttttccttcagcCACCCAAATCATGaaaaggtaacaaaaaaaacacacattaatAGACTAAACCAGTAACTTTCAGCCTGGAATACCTATTTTTTAAGATTATAGAAGGCACTTgagttttcagaaaagttttatcAAGTCTAACAGAGAGGAAATGTGATCCTGTAATTTGTGAGGGCAGTAGCAGAAAAGAATAGACAAAAGTTTAAATCCAGACATAAAAAGAGAccttaagaaagaaaacccaaaaaGCCAGACAATATGAAAGGCCGAAAAGTTAACCAATATAAGGCAAAACTTGCAACTATTAAATTAGCTTGCACAAAAATGGACAGTTTTAGAAATCAAGATGACTTTCTGAAGTGGACTGAGCAATTTTTAGATGATGATAAAATGGTGAGATGGGGTATAATTATAATCCAactactttttttaaaagcaagagagTACTTTGACTGCTACTTTGTAAAACCCTTAAAAATCAAGGGAATAAGTATCAGTAAGATGACTGAGACCTATAGCAACAGTACTGGGGAAGTGATTATTTACACTGTGTAATGAAGACATTCGAGGCTACGGACAGTGACTTCTGGCAATGTTCCAGAGCTGATAGCAGACAGACTTGCAGGAAGGGGAGAttgaaaaaaaggatgaaactTTAACATAACTACAAGATTTCTAAATTTCAGAATCATTAAGAGCCATA is part of the Cygnus olor isolate bCygOlo1 chromosome Z, bCygOlo1.pri.v2, whole genome shotgun sequence genome and encodes:
- the SEMA4D gene encoding semaphorin-4D isoform X4 — its product is MALCALYAVWAIFVEVAVTFGPVPRITWEHREVQLIHFHESEVSNYSTLLLSEDKDVLYVGAREVIFALNAVNIAEKQHELHWKVTEDKRTKCAVKGKSEQTECRNYVRVLQQLNDTFLYVCGTNAFQPTCDYLNLISFELGGKNEDGKGRCPFDPAQSYTSVMVDEELYSGTSYNFLGSEPIISRNSHQSPLRTEYAIPWLNEPNFVFADVVRADQNSTDGEDDKIYFFFTEVSVEYEFVGKLMIPRIARVCKRDQGGLRTLQKKWTSFLKARLICTIPDKNLIFNIINDVFILKSPTLKEPVIYGVFTPQLNNVGLSAVCAYNLSTVEEVFSKGKYMQSATVEQSHTKWVRYNGEIPNPRPGACINNEARASNYMSSLNLPDKTLQFVKDHPLMDDSVTPMGDRPRLVKRDVKYTQIVVDRVRALNGTIYDVMFISTDQGALHKAISYENGMHIIEETQLFPNFEPVQTLLLSSKKGRRYLYAGSNSGVVQSPVAFCDKYTTCVDCVLARDPYCAWKPLEASCVDIFKESEIERNWIQNIGGDASSCSDSDITQLLFL